In the genome of Bubalus kerabau isolate K-KA32 ecotype Philippines breed swamp buffalo chromosome 8, PCC_UOA_SB_1v2, whole genome shotgun sequence, one region contains:
- the LOC129658832 gene encoding protein cordon-bleu-like: MGPGGPCSVDGAPPVPSEAEETVSVGSCFASEDTTEDSGVMSSPSDIVSLDSQHDSTRSKDKWGTDQEDCSDQDLAGTPEPGPPKSPLWERSSSENRHLRNGKAAPASHEDEEIFMTGQFQKTLAELDEDLEEMEESYEADAGPLANSVHGMSTPHGDSEAIPVTFIGEVLDDPVDSGVCSNRNNNAGSFDVGSTADSKAQPPPHQAECPQQRSERRAAGPNSPAPSREPEREVRSALTNTWKEVDPRKMEPTASSASALHTHHWNGKEEGRAPVSAHSGGTPAPGRVIPQLGKEKASDGKGDISTLPPWHQRGQHPVGSYGLKYGLTTYKIVPPKSEMKCYDRGASLSVGAIKIDELGNLVSPHVHAGRTVVPSSPTLEAETPPIGKVKEFWRSNSVGKRSGQPMEGPKRTPTPTTPTNLQPQESRLRGEPTSPDPQGTLPGPQSPHSEDGRAVGEGRSWPPPAATRPLQVPAANTAEVPFLKPQRRTSSQYMASAIAKRIGTPKVHSDAGRRQDNTQRTCEGTAPEPAVAPPVVKDSATPSPKPGAGVRREGEQSTAGPHPGWQVSSPYGKLSAQDYPSGIHRNSRGSLVTAAQRDQASVGQSSGLSGEQNIRTHRTDSASDPKCKSDSLSPSRLHSGDDQTSGSTLVNGSRWVPIHSEPPCSPRVSDTNGQAGQEPPQREEKPSLLSTGVLEAGGTLPASIFGPKKKFRPVVQRPAPKDTSLHSALMEAIHSAGGKDRLRKIPEPSSKGGPKKPSYTEADSERSALLAAIRSHSGTCSLRKVTSSASEELQSLRNAALSAHGPDPSRVEDLGVQSQPPLPPPTPVAQAPTSSWSASRSSTGPLGSPVDARQALMDAIRSGTGAARLRKVPLLV; encoded by the exons ATGGGGCCCGGTGGTCCCTGCAGTGTGGATGGGGCCCCCCCAGTGCCATCGGAGGCTGAGGAGACGGTGTCTGTCGGCAGCTGCTTCGCCTCGGAGGACACCACAGAGGACTCAGGTGTGATGAGCTCCCCCTCGGACATCGTGTCCCTGGATTCCCAGCATGACAGCACGAGATCCAAAGACAAGTGGGGCACAGACCAGGAGGACTGCAGCGACCAGGACCTGGCTGGGACGCCAGAGCCGGGCCCCCCGAAGAGCCCCTTGTGGGAGAGGAGCAGCTCTGAGAACCGGCATCTGAG AAACGGAAAAGCTGCCCCAGCCTCACACGAAGATGAGGAAATATTCATGACTGGACAGTTTCAGAAAACCCTTGCAGAACTGGACGAAGACCTGGAAG aaatggaaGAAAGCTACGAAGCTGACGCAGGCCCCCTCGCCAACTCCGTACACGGCATGTCCACCCCCCATGGTGACAGTGAGGCAATCCCGGTGACGTTCATAGGGGAGGTTCTGGATGACCCCGTGGACTCAGGCGTGTGTTCCAATAGAAACAACAACGCCGGCTCCTTCGACGTGGGGAGCACGGCTGACAGTAAGGCTCAGCCACCACCACACCAGGCCGAGTGCCCCCAGCAGCGCAGCGAGAGGCGGGCAGCAGGGCCCAACTCACCAGCTCCTTCCCGGGAGCCTGAGAGAGAGGTCAGGTCAGCCTTGACCAACACCTGGAAGGAGGTGGATCCCAGGAAGATGGAGCCCACGGCGAGTTCTGCTTCAGCGCTTCACACTCACCACTGGAatgggaaggaggaaggcagggcGCCTGTTTCTGCTCACAGCGGGGGGACCCCAGCCCCTGGGAGGGTGATCCCGCAgctggggaaggaaaaggcaagCGATGGTAAAGGTGATATCTCAACACTACCGCCATGGCATCAACGAGGCCAGCACCCAGTGGGGAGTTATGGCCTTAAATATGGCCTCACAACTTATAAAATTGTCCCTCCGAAGTCAGAGATGAAATGCTATGACCGGGGGGCATCTCTCTCCGTGGGTGCCATTAAGATCGACGAGCTGGGGAACCTGGTGAGCCCCCACGTGCATGCCGGCAGGACTGTAGTCCCCTCATCACCCACTCTGGAGGCAGAAACCCCACCCATTGGAAAAGTCAAAGAATTCTGGAGATCCAATTCTGTAGGGAAGCGCTCTGGCCAGCCCATGGAGGGGCCCAagaggacccccacccccaccacccccacgaATCTGCAACCTCAGGAAAGCAGACTGAGAGGTGAGCCCACCTCCCCAGACCCCCAGGGAACACTGCCCGGGCCCCAGTCCCCCCACTCGGAAGATGGgagagctgtgggggaggggagaagctgGCCACCCCCAGCAGCCACTCGGCCCCTCCAAGTGCCAGCAGCTAACACGGCGGAAGTCCCGTTTCTCAAACCTCAGAGGAGAACATCCAGTCAGTACATGGCCTCTGCCATTGCCAAGCGGATAGGGACCCCGAAAGTCCACAGTGATGCGGGGAGGAGACAGGATAACACCCAGAGGACGTGTGAAGGCACAGCACCAGAGCCAGCGGTAGCACCTCCTGTGGTGAAGGACAGTGCCACCCCCAGCCCAAAGCCGGGCGCGGGCGTTCGTCGTGAGGGGGAGCAATCGACGGCAGGGCCCCATCCTGGATGGCAAGTCAGCAGCCCTTACGGGAAGCTGTCTGCTCAAGACTACCCGTCTGGCATCCACAGAAACTCCCGTGGCTCACTAGTCACAGCTGCACAACGGGACCAGGCTTCTGTGGGACAGAGCAGTGGTCTCAGTGGAGAGCAAAACATAAGGACGCATAGGACCGACTCGGCATCCGACCCCAAGTGCAAGTCTGACAGCCTGAGTCCCTCACGCCTTCACTCAGGAGATGATCAGACTTCAGGCAGCACCTTGGTGAATGGCTCCCGGTGGGTCCCCATCCACAGCGagcctccttgctctccaagagtGTCAGACACAAACGGCCAGGCTGGACAGGAGCCCCCACAACGGGAGGAAAAGCCCAGTTTGTTAAGCACAGGTGTACTTGAAGCTGGTGGTACACTGCCAGCCAGCATCTTCGGGCCAAAGAAGAAGTTCAGGCCTGTGGTCCAGAGGCCGGCTCCGAAAGACACATCCCTGCACAGCGCCCTGATGGAGGCCATCCACTCGGCGGGAGGCAAGGACAGGCTCCGCAAG ATTCCAGAACCCAGCTCAAAGGGAGGGCCAAAGAAACCGTCCTACACTGAGGCGGACAGCGAGCGCTCAGCCCTCCTGGCGGCCATACGCAGCCACAGCGGGACCTGCAGCCTGAGGAAG GTCACGTCCTCCGCCTCTGAGGAGCTCCAGAGCCTCCGCAATGCCGCGCTGTCTGCACACGGGCCAGACCCCTCGCGGGTAGAAGACCTTGGGGTCCAGTCCCAgccgcccctgcccccacccactccagttgccCAGGCGCCCACCTCATCCTGGTCGGCGTCGAGGTCCAGCACGGGACCCCTCGGCAGCCCGGTGGACGCCAGACAGGCCTTGATGGACGCCATCCGCTCTGGCACCGGAGCCGCGAGGCTGAGAAAG